From Cognatishimia activa, one genomic window encodes:
- a CDS encoding 2Fe-2S iron-sulfur cluster-binding protein: MGMTFRSAKDRPVHLGRLKLETLKRRTETDLSEVPEFEPLRFHQPDVPASIVNAMGDHQAMLDAIRDGLVNKAVADAPSEPQERADHLKAFGYFADATIVGTCALPAAAVLPEPVYNPDIDRLAEDLRTKQVKTFASGVDMIMADLKESMDAPPTSINSHTHAIVFLYAHPRDPREDEVGTTWIQGAAAHRSAILASETAVVIANYLRLLGHEARGHTLSCSDVDLGRVAVAAGVAKVENGVLLAPYVGEGFSLAVVTTNFEIAADLPLAELPSLQEPIFATRDFKDGAHPFEKLKRVDNPTTYIDEARIPRVPKRTDMFSRALFGDMGKHVQDASKGGHYVRKSAPSMAQRRALGAFTLLQDGETATEQVKLNPQEAHDLIKATSYYLGIDAVGISRCPDWSWYSHDAAGQPIDPPHDQAISMIVDQGYDTMEGSSGDDWIAVAMSMRAYLRFSLLGGVIARQLRNLGYKAKAHTVMDGEVLQPPLLLLSGMGEVSRIGEVILNPYLGPRLKSGVVTTDLPMTHDKPIDFGLQKFCEACKKCARECPSGAITAGPKLMFNGYEIWKSDSQKCTTYRITTPGGAMCGRCMKTCPWNLEGILADSAFRWAAMKIPGTAPALAKLDDMLDRGSLNSVKKWWWDLEIQEDGGYRPTDKPINARTLQKDLNLQYEDQTLAVYPANLAPPPYAYPHPMDREAGIEAYQAMITAEEYKKRIAHGDNSGAHMRPDFSDSPVLQVKITEAAKQAEGITKYVMQSLDGSDLPVWTAGAHLDIVVAPEFLRQYSMCGDPADRSTYQIGVLREDAGRGGSALLHRIFNEGRKIFVSKPINHFPLQEEGAKSYLMGGGIGITPMIAMAHRLHALGKDFELHYSGRSRQTMGFLDDLATFPWADRVRLHISSEGTRAKLDEILTFSEGAHVYTCGAEPYMQAILDCAEQGGFPEENRHLEYFSVPEAPDYENHPFQIKLAKSGQLLDVPADKTAADILVENGIHIDIKCADGICGVCKCGLVTGEVEHRDYVLSRSQQKTAIITCQSRAAEPNGVIELDL; encoded by the coding sequence CTGGGAATGACGTTTCGTTCGGCCAAAGATCGACCGGTTCACCTTGGACGCCTCAAACTAGAAACTCTGAAGCGTCGGACTGAGACTGATCTGTCGGAGGTGCCAGAGTTCGAGCCACTGCGCTTTCACCAGCCAGATGTTCCCGCGTCCATCGTGAATGCAATGGGGGATCATCAGGCGATGCTGGATGCGATCCGGGATGGTTTGGTGAACAAAGCCGTCGCAGATGCGCCATCGGAACCACAAGAACGGGCAGACCACCTAAAGGCCTTTGGCTATTTTGCAGACGCGACAATTGTTGGCACTTGCGCTCTGCCAGCAGCCGCGGTCTTGCCAGAACCTGTGTACAACCCCGATATTGATCGCTTAGCCGAAGATCTGCGCACCAAACAGGTTAAAACCTTCGCCTCTGGTGTCGATATGATCATGGCGGATCTCAAGGAATCCATGGACGCTCCGCCCACGTCGATCAACAGCCACACCCATGCGATTGTTTTTCTTTACGCGCATCCACGTGATCCGCGTGAAGATGAAGTAGGCACCACCTGGATCCAAGGTGCAGCCGCGCATCGGTCTGCCATTTTGGCATCAGAAACTGCAGTGGTCATCGCGAACTACCTGCGCCTCCTGGGCCATGAGGCGCGCGGCCACACCCTATCTTGCAGTGATGTTGATCTGGGCCGCGTTGCCGTGGCCGCGGGTGTAGCGAAGGTGGAAAACGGTGTCTTGTTAGCACCTTACGTCGGCGAAGGCTTCAGCTTAGCTGTGGTTACAACCAATTTTGAGATCGCGGCTGATCTGCCACTTGCAGAGCTGCCTTCTTTGCAGGAACCAATCTTTGCGACGCGTGACTTCAAAGACGGGGCGCATCCCTTTGAGAAGCTGAAACGCGTAGATAACCCGACAACTTACATCGATGAAGCGCGTATCCCACGGGTGCCAAAACGGACCGATATGTTTAGCCGTGCTCTTTTCGGGGACATGGGGAAACACGTTCAAGACGCCTCCAAAGGCGGGCACTACGTGCGCAAGTCCGCCCCCTCGATGGCACAACGTCGGGCACTTGGCGCCTTTACGTTGTTGCAGGACGGAGAAACTGCGACAGAGCAGGTGAAGCTAAACCCGCAAGAGGCTCATGATCTAATCAAAGCGACCAGCTATTATCTGGGCATCGATGCGGTCGGTATATCCCGATGTCCGGATTGGTCCTGGTATTCCCATGACGCTGCAGGTCAGCCGATCGATCCGCCTCATGATCAAGCCATCAGCATGATTGTGGATCAGGGCTATGACACGATGGAGGGGTCATCAGGCGATGACTGGATTGCGGTCGCAATGTCGATGCGGGCCTACCTTCGGTTTTCCCTATTGGGGGGTGTGATTGCGCGCCAGCTGCGTAATCTTGGATACAAAGCCAAGGCACATACGGTGATGGATGGTGAGGTGTTGCAACCTCCGCTTTTGTTGCTCTCGGGCATGGGTGAAGTCAGCCGCATTGGTGAGGTCATTCTAAACCCCTATCTGGGGCCGCGCCTGAAATCGGGTGTGGTGACAACCGACCTGCCGATGACTCATGACAAGCCCATTGATTTTGGCCTGCAAAAGTTCTGTGAGGCTTGTAAGAAATGCGCGCGGGAGTGTCCGTCTGGCGCGATTACAGCAGGGCCGAAGCTGATGTTCAACGGCTATGAGATTTGGAAATCTGATAGCCAGAAATGCACCACTTACCGGATCACAACACCGGGCGGCGCGATGTGCGGGCGCTGCATGAAGACATGTCCTTGGAACCTTGAAGGCATTTTGGCTGACAGCGCCTTTCGCTGGGCGGCGATGAAAATCCCGGGCACAGCCCCTGCCTTGGCAAAACTAGATGATATGTTGGATCGCGGCTCGCTGAACTCTGTCAAGAAATGGTGGTGGGATTTAGAGATCCAGGAAGATGGAGGCTATCGCCCAACCGACAAGCCCATAAATGCGCGGACGCTGCAGAAGGATCTTAATCTGCAATACGAAGATCAAACTTTGGCGGTTTATCCCGCCAACCTTGCCCCACCGCCCTACGCCTATCCGCACCCAATGGATCGCGAAGCGGGCATCGAAGCCTATCAGGCGATGATCACGGCAGAGGAATACAAAAAGCGCATCGCTCATGGAGACAACAGCGGTGCCCATATGCGGCCTGACTTCTCAGATAGTCCAGTGCTGCAGGTCAAGATCACTGAAGCCGCCAAACAAGCCGAGGGTATCACCAAGTACGTGATGCAAAGCCTTGATGGCAGCGACCTGCCAGTATGGACCGCCGGGGCACATCTGGACATCGTGGTCGCGCCAGAATTTTTGCGTCAATATTCCATGTGCGGTGATCCAGCCGATCGCTCGACCTATCAGATTGGTGTCTTGCGCGAAGACGCGGGTCGCGGCGGGTCTGCGCTGTTGCACCGCATATTTAATGAAGGTCGCAAGATATTTGTCTCCAAACCGATCAACCACTTCCCACTGCAGGAAGAAGGCGCAAAGTCTTATCTGATGGGCGGTGGCATCGGCATCACGCCAATGATCGCAATGGCGCATCGGTTGCACGCGTTGGGCAAGGATTTTGAGCTGCATTATTCGGGCCGCTCGCGCCAGACCATGGGGTTCTTGGACGACCTGGCGACTTTCCCCTGGGCGGACAGAGTGCGGCTGCATATTTCTTCAGAAGGCACACGTGCAAAGCTGGATGAGATCCTCACATTTTCTGAAGGGGCTCATGTTTATACCTGCGGCGCAGAGCCTTATATGCAGGCCATTTTGGACTGCGCCGAACAAGGCGGATTTCCCGAAGAAAACCGCCATCTGGAATATTTTAGCGTGCCCGAAGCGCCAGACTATGAGAACCACCCGTTTCAGATCAAACTGGCAAAATCCGGTCAGCTTCTGGATGTACCGGCAGACAAAACTGCGGCTGATATTCTGGTGGAAAACGGAATTCATATCGACATCAAATGCGCAGATGGAATTTGCGGAGTTTGCAAGTGTGGGCTCGTCACTGGTGAGGTGGAACACCGAGACTACGTTCTATCCAGAAGCCAGCAGAAAACTGCAATCATAACCTGCCAATCAAGGGCGGCGGAGCCTAATGGCGTAATCGAACTTGATCTATAA
- a CDS encoding glycerate kinase type-2 family protein: protein MRIDQPERFLSELFELAVKTADPMQVIPKHLPPRPKGRLLVIGAGKASARMAEAVESVYGPCEGLVITRYGYARPCKGIEIVEAAHPVPDQSGVDATARMLDLVSELQPEDTVLALISGGGSALLCSPIEGLTLSDKQAVNAALLASGAPISEMNTVRARLSKVKGGRLATACSPAQLLSLIISDVPGDDPAEIASGPTVPGSSTNEEALAVIDRHEIPVDEKVIRLLSAPQEKLSGKATAGTSVIVAAPSQSLAAAADLAKSQGCEVTLLGDALEGEARDLGRSHAELALKVQSQMTAGSAPHLLLSGGECTVTRIGNGIGGPNAEYALAAGLALTEADGIHLIACDTDGVDGAAEVAGAYFGPETLQSEEHYAIAEASLGNNDAHSFFSKLGGQIICGPTLTNVNDFRAILIFPKSES, encoded by the coding sequence ATGCGAATTGATCAACCTGAACGCTTCCTCTCTGAGCTCTTTGAACTTGCGGTTAAAACCGCGGATCCGATGCAGGTCATTCCCAAACATTTGCCGCCACGCCCGAAGGGTCGTTTGCTTGTCATTGGTGCGGGGAAGGCGAGCGCACGCATGGCTGAAGCTGTCGAGAGCGTATATGGACCGTGCGAAGGGCTGGTCATCACTCGCTACGGCTACGCGAGGCCCTGCAAAGGTATCGAAATTGTTGAAGCGGCGCACCCTGTTCCGGATCAATCGGGTGTGGATGCTACGGCTCGAATGCTAGATCTGGTCTCAGAATTGCAGCCCGAAGACACTGTGCTGGCTTTAATTTCTGGTGGCGGATCAGCCCTGCTTTGCTCGCCTATCGAAGGGTTAACCCTGTCAGATAAGCAAGCTGTTAATGCCGCCTTATTGGCGTCAGGAGCCCCCATTAGCGAGATGAATACAGTCCGTGCGCGGCTTTCCAAGGTAAAGGGCGGGCGTTTGGCTACAGCATGTTCACCCGCTCAATTGCTGAGTTTGATAATATCAGATGTACCCGGCGATGATCCTGCCGAAATCGCATCTGGTCCTACGGTACCTGGCTCTTCAACCAATGAAGAGGCGTTGGCGGTGATTGATCGGCATGAAATTCCTGTCGATGAAAAGGTCATCAGGCTATTGTCAGCTCCGCAGGAGAAGTTGTCTGGCAAAGCGACTGCGGGCACCTCCGTTATAGTCGCGGCCCCGTCGCAGTCTTTGGCCGCCGCTGCCGATCTCGCAAAATCCCAAGGCTGTGAGGTGACACTGTTGGGTGATGCGCTGGAAGGAGAGGCGCGGGATCTAGGCCGAAGTCACGCAGAGCTTGCACTCAAAGTACAATCTCAAATGACTGCGGGATCAGCACCGCATCTGTTGTTGTCTGGAGGTGAGTGTACGGTCACGCGTATCGGCAATGGAATAGGCGGGCCGAACGCAGAGTATGCTTTGGCTGCAGGTCTGGCTCTGACAGAGGCTGACGGCATTCATTTGATCGCTTGTGACACTGATGGCGTGGATGGGGCAGCAGAAGTAGCAGGAGCTTATTTTGGGCCCGAGACCCTGCAATCAGAGGAGCACTATGCCATCGCCGAAGCCTCTCTTGGGAACAACGATGCACATAGCTTCTTTTCGAAATTGGGTGGGCAAATCATCTGTGGGCCGACGCTGACAAATGTGAATGACTTTAGGGCAATTCTCATTTTTCCAAAATCTGAATCCTGA
- a CDS encoding D-lyxose/D-mannose family sugar isomerase, with protein sequence MKRSRINQIMAEADEMIRHYGFTLPPFAYWTPEEFKARTGDAQHLVEARCGWDITDYGDGRFDEMGLFLFTLRNGRLADLQRGGGMCYAEKLLISRQDQLSPMHTHVIKAEDIINRGGATLVIELFGSDDQGNFAGDEGGTVWCDGIRRDYSAGEKIKLAPGESITLQPGDWHAFWGEGGDVLIGEVSTVNDDETDNVFREPIGRFADIVEDEAPTHLLVSDYRSWLGAD encoded by the coding sequence ATGAAGCGTTCCCGCATCAATCAAATTATGGCTGAAGCCGATGAGATGATCCGCCATTATGGCTTCACCTTGCCGCCTTTTGCCTATTGGACCCCGGAAGAGTTCAAGGCACGCACTGGAGATGCGCAGCATCTGGTTGAGGCGCGTTGTGGTTGGGATATCACCGACTACGGTGACGGGCGATTTGACGAGATGGGTCTGTTTCTGTTCACGTTGCGCAATGGGCGCCTTGCTGATCTGCAACGCGGTGGTGGCATGTGTTACGCGGAGAAACTGTTGATCTCGCGTCAGGATCAATTGTCACCGATGCATACCCATGTGATCAAAGCAGAAGATATTATCAACCGCGGTGGGGCAACTTTGGTCATCGAACTCTTCGGTTCCGATGATCAGGGGAACTTTGCAGGTGACGAGGGCGGCACTGTTTGGTGTGACGGGATACGTCGCGACTATTCGGCCGGCGAAAAGATCAAGCTGGCTCCCGGTGAGAGCATCACCCTGCAGCCTGGCGATTGGCACGCCTTCTGGGGCGAAGGCGGGGATGTTTTGATTGGTGAGGTTTCGACCGTCAATGACGATGAAACCGACAATGTGTTCCGTGAACCGATCGGGCGATTTGCTGACATCGTAGAGGATGAGGCGCCAACCCATCTACTCGTTAGCGACTACAGATCCTGGCTTGGTGCAGACTAA